Genomic DNA from Haloplanus sp. HW8-1:
AAGGTGACCACGACCCACATCGAGACGGTGAGTCCGTCGACGACGAGAAGGCCCGACAGCTCCCACGAACCGCCGGTCTGAACGTGCGTGAGCAGCACGCCCAGACTCGCGAGCCACAGCACCCAGACGAGTCGCGTGAGAACGACCGGGGTGAGCGGCGTCGCGTTCGTCTCGTCCGGCAGTGCGCCGACGGTCGTCGAGGGATCTTCTGCGGTCATCGTCGATGTCGTCGTCCTCACCAGTACAACGAACGAAATGGCTATTAAATTCTTCTATTTTACCAGAACGTTCGTATATCTCGATTAAAAGAACGTTATAGTTTCTCACTGACGGGCGGTGACGTGCGCCGGTCGGGTGGGTGAGGCGGGGTCGCGGCGTGAACGGACGCGTCGGGAGTCGGCGCCGTCGGTCGTCGTGGACGACGACACCGTTCCGAGACGACGAAGCGTTCGAAATCGAGGGAGACGTGGACGGTCCGTTCGCGTCGACGTGGTGGCGTCCGGGGGCGGGCCACCGGCGTCAGTCGCGGTCGAACTCGCCGAACGGCGTCGTCTCGTGACTCCGGACGAGCACCTCGTCGGCGACGGTCAGCCCCATATCGAGGAGCTCCTGGGCGACGGGGGTGATGTCGCTGTCGGACTCCCCGACGGCGGTGACGAGCAGGTTCCGCTCGCCCGTGACCCGTTCCTGGACGGAGACGACGCCGTCGATGTCCAGAATCTCCGAGACGAGTTCCCCGCGTTCGGGAATCGAAGCGGTACAGAACAGGAGCATCCGGAGCGGATACCCCGACCGCTGGTAGTCGACGTCGGCGCTGTACCCTTTGATGATCCCGGCCGATTCGAGGCGGTGAATGCGCTTGCGGACCGTACTGTCCGAGGTGCCGGTTCGCTCCGCGATATCCCCCGACGACGTGTTCCGCGCGTCCGCCTGTAGCGCGTGGAGGATCGCTCGGTCCACGTCGTCGATGTCGTCGTCGGCCATGACCGTACGTTTCGCGGCCGCGACAAAGGAACTTCGGCTCCGGGGGGTCGGTGGCCGCCCTCGCTCGTCCGCCGTCGCGGGCTGTCAGTACCGGTAGGTCGGCCCGTCGTCGCCGTCCTCGACGGTGATGCCGAGGGCTTCGAGGTCGTCACGCAACCGGTCGGCGCGAGCGTAGTTGCCGGCCTCGCGTTCGGCCTCGCGCACGTCGAGGACGAGTTCGATCAGGTCGTCGGCGAGGTGGACCTCGCCCGTCGCCGTACCGCCGAAATCGAGCCCCAGTACGTCGCCAGCGAGGGCCTCGAACGTCTCGACGGCCCGGCGCAGACCGACGTAGTCGTACGGTGCCCCGTCGTCGACGTGGCGGTTGACCGCCGAGGCGAGTTCCAACAGCGCGGCCATCGCTTCGCGCACCCCGAAGTCGTCGTTCATCGCCGCGGCGAACTCCGCCCGGGTGCGGTCGACGGCCGCCCGGAGCGCCTCGTCGTCGGCCTTCGTCCGTGCGTCGACGCCGTCACAGGCGTCGACGGCCGCCTCGTAGGCGCGTTCGAGGCGCTCCCACCGCTCCCTTGCCTCCCTCATCGCCGCCTCGCTGTAGGTCTGTTTCGACCCGTAGTTGGTCGAGCAGTAGAACGTCCGGACGACGTTCGGCCCGA
This window encodes:
- a CDS encoding Lrp/AsnC family transcriptional regulator, which translates into the protein MADDDIDDVDRAILHALQADARNTSSGDIAERTGTSDSTVRKRIHRLESAGIIKGYSADVDYQRSGYPLRMLLFCTASIPERGELVSEILDIDGVVSVQERVTGERNLLVTAVGESDSDITPVAQELLDMGLTVADEVLVRSHETTPFGEFDRD